One Paramisgurnus dabryanus chromosome 10, PD_genome_1.1, whole genome shotgun sequence genomic region harbors:
- the cplane1 gene encoding ciliogenesis and planar polarity effector 1 isoform X4, producing the protein MPRMELKLKVLLSSSIKRRKPWPRFCWLGKEKEAVFLLDDNRLSEIHLQSGRTKKKTPKLQALLQRVVTMSSCQNGMWLVGLLISGELFLWNKDKDSLKMVSAVPAVHDLASSIKGSVTTLRLSLLVSENGQRVYLAALTGQIFLWECLSPQDLSSPRDITVKGRWSQIGHPENTQLPSLKDKEASIHSVFVKNQAVGDVCLSVFVFSTEDQLTITFLKIQWEMMKESKLGPVGFTVHWVSKSYIFNQLVPPCRPLKSRGALVPALSPDGLLLAIVLNQKDPRVTQVLFISTQNFVTVSSLLGGCGLKTLNIPAKYVRSYWVGSVSWTPEGLYLACVLKRGSLLMLARLGGLVSLSTTGCNIEFGAAHFLPLHPLVTYRPPEPLHTQDGALSSSSVSIRDPMRQRYSVTWHPRQPIMIVSDGYVVTVLRLPRRPSATAIMSSLLLDSAHGLEDIRSTMGSSEISPQVKSRLESMSTLTFTGSLLALKETDPPLSTLPLYLQDTGDLTQFTERAQGEEDDEDSDDGLHSHMHDAGKLEFASMFDTLHAQTHSVDPKPTSSALPEDHNKVYRNLLRVWALGVSVGGAVEQRERLLKYTITCVVRLINLLRVSRKNKSSWVTCALRVLRSLLSFLPWDGTCTGGRSCLPIAVELSRRFVDMFLPLSSELSTHNFNAALLVLREASHSINMTYGLQPGTLHHEEGDRVSLSCDRFTVLLLHEDTETNAETITTVQDRNLPSNRLVVIWRDVYRRALQYQTKLNNSKNQNEYEKMSAVISEIQQALQTAGDCLEESHALRNYIGEQHFILGEYTDSVQVWRAELFAESEEGPLTCYLETRYCLALLYAHLFQYHLREAQALCDRLARQLQPQAGQQDKETSGLADESAIEVWCLGPVGREAAVAVVQSLGRFMAAYFTNQPICILPPHSVEVLPPLHLPHDAGGRVVELSQSRVVVALRSQHLSEVWTVDYALELLLLGGLLPEAVWVAQHLGDWKMAATLSLAYSNYCSSHFDMSSLKWRELHLPVELRPAVIFQTQLEMLLGHVAMCEEDENTDPACVEDVEHLQVSVQEILKASVMAEVDVFSQPLTRLLDSAKKRAASLSVLVPAVFYLPAPPLYCPQPSPDPQDTVRLSCLVLERDSRCQVSVLVQKVLLLFRASHSSRPAAQWYISNLNRCRRLLHKIRKMSSEINADLIPEGLKKFFNHHGFFQSRPGKDTDCVTVQTIICFRELCALCWMLHARDQLTISCRRYQTVRNQDKDAQLSDVSVADLCVEALRWACRLLPFCRFLNAEEALQDLILSLVSELPPCHVTAETLARAFPEEEESVRVPLREKYTSLVKRLRPVLVPDTSTTEVLSGSKRADFVGETMMILIRDQIRRRRRELRRLEKHLSTLETFLWEREEEEERGGADSILKRLSLGMSLSDSTLTDCGRPLVYSEGDTAETLSETLSPDLQTKSAHGLKTTKMQDSAGRSMHDRKEDKRSHSLEPKATKSTQDELKSPCLPTVGTWEFELEDEEYTIFLELFLSYVLEKGMLDAEESELPLLSSYSKQLHTKELHSATFDLLTTLKRRQRDGHQTGCKRGARLPLFRAGHCFQTVPVTPELPPSTELASSFQTNTTSAWALPGHRVGQPRGLFGLRQQSTLKSSEVQVRSEVQSISQNSLPITPHGRFWDIIILSQAELDIQVPLDSTLETRFPQLARLLEWMMRWADKRVLLSQPIRKRSEGSSDSVVIRAKASTPAVLSALELLEERYTAALLATNKHDSHFKQRPVVGAIEASSDSVLRSITDWRRDRDNIVDTDHPTSAETSIILPNLDDQHTYSHYVNEVENVADQIDTQLSEEEEEDDVISDVQNNSTGSEEIRRKIRQSAVTEDDESTVDDVTEGSLLSSNQSRAIREAKAQTLTLADLECPNTDEHSDEQSEGNQVSCETQHHDAPVDTNSLRHEASDGVQQADLSSSHLMPAERMMCSERQSTAHPDPPQTRAEIQTDPVRQLLQDELFRLVQLQQINFMSLMQVVGASFTNLPLSQLNPLQSNVNLPQTSVLSAQSDPRSEPTQNIQHAASDSAKRPTRAPGEEVTNHSNHQSVDMEQRNPALRTRDLEQLTIRSDWAQDAQTDGNSFIPTSQGLLTTAHNPTSLQKGRSDVFNAHPKFTPGPRAASSSHGLRLLQLQPTQPSLIRPPPSPPPSACVPVREAWTPNLHFPSVHTNVLPDQYRPSSVCKAENTGRTWVEPSAAPSTLVHRSRYNTEMMRGGAEHQSFPPGPHRAVPVVGLPLLRFHPDAQRPVTLPRIPQPTVPKSPSVGMAGTAHWPRLQLLHRDPDPPRAGVQISAPPVRTPRLIPLEELLRWTAGKQTCADTKLQLLQTDNIPVNSHITSSSSKRQKRREEKNKDEKIGVTFRPDDSIIPPDEIPPPAEEVSDQNDGYVIPLGTYESELTGQMLLDKMYSTSAELHAFASMQKRPPEIQDACTNTEPGLSYSITDKALSVQVPSSPRMQSASIGNGDLVDVAPVVPPDVFLNLRFSKDQSSDQPESRRLSNTDINAEGRRFINVIDLTDDCLLHNLTPNSPPPPPSSAQLHLLAANVLNPAPDSAPTENITLQSKEFPAGPSVHPSSPVAVETDDVLSGDPVTLSVLSGVKIPSQSLERVFMSRSQISARLSEMDAQLLRLQDIADHMDREFTNTRMLVNSIETLHPVMTPSVERGLYSRPLTTLREEKNEKLNFGLAAVQERGEEEMLSSTVCNQSSSHSPPTVKPERRVQETDRDLTDSLLDDPGTRVDETLGLTGLSDVRDILSELIRDGALSRSALGLSQRGAGTSNRSEVKQGGVMMEEERRDLRIWMRRKQRERLTEYHKQREKKREAEHRPFTSPLKHNPTSVNLATNKKAKEERDKMVLQEHYEHRARDACSLITDLLTTPLNLPTNPHQSLRSQSQSSVRNKTTPKTGPHGRSASSLGKTVVLQKKSTAKPHGSLSSRLGLHRPASALPGDRLSQVTRRGMLTDVKARQGKKTIHQKQKNGFQTSTVKDQMPVEDTDERHVMSPWKRSIDINTILRLADQERFDEYDEEVFTGVDLMGLDALSDSTGSVLSKLDWDAIEKIAAEEENK; encoded by the exons GAAAACCCCAAAACTTCAGGCACTGTTACAGAGAGTGGTGACTATGTCCAGCTGTCAGAATG GGATGTGGCTGGTGGGTCTTCTGATCTCTGGAGAATTATTTCTCTGGAATAAAGACAAAGATTCCCTGAAGATGGTTTCTGCTGTCCCTGCGGTTCATGACCTGGCTTCCTCCATTAAAG GTTCAGTAACGACATTACGACTTTCTCTGCTGGTTTCGGAGAATGGACAGAGAGTTTATCTGGCAGCGTTAACAGGACAGATTTTCCTCTGGGAATGTTTGTCACCTCAGGATCTGAGCAGTCCACGAGATATCACAGTGAAAGGACGCTGGAGTCAGATAGGACATCCTGAAAACACTCAGCTTCCCTCCTTAAAGGACAAAGAAGCCTCAATTCATAGCGTGTTTGTGAAGAACCAG GCAGTTGGTGATGTTTGTCTGAGCGTGTTTGTCTTCAGTACAGAAGATCAGTTGACCATCACCTTTCTGAAGATTCAGTGGGAGATGATGAAGGAAAGCAAACTTGG TCCAGTAGGTTTTACTGTACACTGGGTCTCCAAGTCTTACATCTTCAACCAGCTTGTGCCTCCATGTAGACCACTGAAGTCTAGAGGAGCTCTGGTCCCAGCACTATCACCAGATGGTTTATTACTGGCAATAGTCCTTAACCAGAAAGATCCAAGG GTAACTCAGGTGTTGTTCATCAGTACCCAGAATTTTGTGACCGTGTCCAGTCTGTTAGGAGGATGTGGCCTTAAGACACTCAATATTCCAGCCAAATATGTGAG GTCATACTGGGTCGGTTCTGTTAGCTGGACACCAGAAGGGCTTTATCTCGCCTGCGTGCTGAAAAGAGGCTCTCTGCTCATGCTGGCACGTTTGGGTGGACTGGTGTCTCTGTCCACAACCGGATGCAACATCGAATTTGGTGCCGCCCACTTCCTGCCTCTCCATCCATTGGTCACATACAG ACCTCCAGAGCCTCTGCACACACAAGATGGCGCTCTCTCCAGCTCCAGCGTGTCGATTCGTGACCCCATGAGACAGCGATACTCCGTCACCTGGCACCCACGACAGCCAATCATGATCGTGTCTGATGGTTACGTGGTGACTGTGCTCCGACTGCCCAGACGGCCGTCTGCGACTGCGATCATGAGCTCTCTCCTGCTGGACTCTGCTCACGGGCTGGAGGACATACGCAGTACCATGGGGTCATCTGAGATCAGT ccTCAGGTCAAATCCAGGTTGGAATCCATGTCCACTCTGACGTTCACAGGAAGTCTGCTGGCTCTTAAAGAGACCGATCCTCCTCTTTCTACTCTACCACTGTACCTACAGGACACTGGAGATCTCACACAGTTTACAGAAAGAGCTCAG GGTGAGGAAGATGATGAAGACTCTGATGATGGTCTCCACTCACACATGCACGATGCAGGCAAGCTGGAGTTTGCGTCAATGTTTGACACTCTTCATGCACAAACACACTCGGTAGACCCAAAACCAACATCTTCAGCCCTGCCGGAGGATCACAACAAGGTTTATAGGAACCTTCTGAGAGTTTGGGCTCTGGGCGTGTCTGTGGGAGGAGCCGTCGAGCAGAGAGAGCGTCTTCTCAAATACACCATCACCTGCGTCGTTCGGCTTATAAACCTCCTCAGGGTCAGTAGAAAAAACAAAAGTTCATGGGTCACGTGTGCTCTTCGTGTCCTCAGATCTCTCCTGTCCTTCCTGCCGTGGGACGGTACGTGCACTGGAGGCCGCAGCTGTCTGCCCATAGCGGTTGAGCTCAGCAGACGATTCGTTGACATGTTCCTCCCCTTGTCATCAGAACTTTCCACACACAACTTCAACGCAGCTCTGCTCGTCCTCCGAGAGGCGTCTCACAGCATAAATATGACCTACGGTCTCCAGCCGGGGACATTGCATCATGAGGAAGGCGACCGGGTTTCATTGTCATGTGACAGGTTTACAGTCTTGCTGCTTCATGAGGACACTGAAACTAATGCTGAGACCATCACAACAGTACAGGACAGAAATCTGCCGTCCAATAG ATTGGTGGTTATTTGGCGTGATGTCTACAGACGAGCTTTGCAGTACCAGACTAAGTTAAacaacagtaaaaatcaaaacgAATATGAGAAGATGTCAGCTGTCATTTCTGAAATCCAGCAGGCTTTACAAACAGCTGGAGATTGTCTTGAGGAAAGCCACGCGCTGCGAAATTACATCG GTGAACAGCACTTTATTTTGGGTGAATATACTGACAGTGTTCAGGTCTGGAGGGCTGAATTGTTTGCAGAGAGCGAGGAAG GTCCATTGACGTGTTACCTGGAGACACGCTACTGTCTGGCTCTTCTGTATGCTCACCTGTTTCAGTATCACCTGCGTGAAGCTCAGGCTCTGTGTGATCGTCTGGCCCGTCAACTGCAGCCACAGGCAGGACAACAAGATAAAGAAACATCAGGATTGGCTG ATGAGTCTGCGATTGAGGTCTGGTGTTTGGGGCCAGTGGGTCGTGAAGCTGCTGTTGCTGTGGTTCAGTCTCTGGGCAGGTTTATGGCTGCGTACTTCACTAACCAACCCATCTGCATTCTGCCTCCACACAGTGTGGAAGTGCTGCCACCTCTCCACTTACCACACG ATGCAGGCGGGCGTGTCGTTGAGCTGTCTCAGAGTCGTGTGGTGGTTGCCTTGCGTTCTCAGCATCTGTCAGAAGTGTGGACGGTGGACTACGCTCTAGAGCTCCTCCTGCTGGGTGGGCTGCTGCCCGAGGCCGTGTGGGTGGCTCAGCATCTGGGAGACTGGAAGATGGCAGCGACCCTCAGCTTGGCATACAGTAACTACTGCAGCAGCCATTTTGACATGAGCAG TCTTAAGTGGAGAGAGCTGCACCTTCCCGTAGAGCTGCGACCTGCAGTGATCTTCCAGACTCAGCTGGAGATGTTACTGGGACATGTGGCTATGTGTGAAGAAGATGAGAACACAG ACCCAGCGTGTGTTGAGGACGTGGAGCATCTTCAGGTTTCTGTGCAGGAGATCTTGAAGGCATCGGTCATGGCTGAGGTGGACGTTTTCTCTCAACCACTAACACGCCTGCTGGACTCGGCCAAAAAACGAGCAGCATCACTTTCTGTTCTAGTTCCTGCTGTGTTTTATCTGCCCGCCCCCCCTCTGTACTGCCCACAGCCTTCACCAGACCCACAG GACACAGTAAGATTATCATGTCTGGTTCTGGAGAGAGACTCTCGGTGTCAGGTTTCTGTGCTGGTCCAGAAGGTTTTGTTGCTCTTCAGAGCTTCACATAGCTCTCGTCCTGCGGCTCAGTGGTACATCAGCAACCTAAATCGCTGCAGACGCTTACTACACAAG ATCCGGAAGATGTCATCTGAGATCAACGCTGACTTGATTCCAGAGGGCTTGAAAAAATTCTTTAATCATCATGGATTCTTTCAATCAAGGCCTGGCAAAGACACGGACTGTGTAACTGTACAAACCATAA TATGTTTCAGAGAGTTGTGTGCTCTTTGCTGGATGCTTCATGCCAGAGACCAGCTTACAATCTCATGTAGAAGATACCAGACTGTCAGGAACCAGGATAAAGACGCTCAG CTCAGTGATGTCAGCGTGGCAGATTTGTGTGTTGAGGCCTTGCGTTGGGCGTGTCGTCTTTTGCCTTTCTGTCGTTTCCTAAACGCAGAAGAAGCCCTGCAGGATTTAATACTTAGTCTGGTGTCTGAGCTGCCACCCTGCCATGTG ACAGCAGAAACTCTAGCGAGAGCGTTTCCCGAAGAGGAGGAGTCTGTTCGTGTGCCACTACGGGAGAAGTATACATCACTGGTGAAAAGATTGAGACCCGTGTTAGTACCAGACACCTCTACAACAG AGGTGCTATCAGGAAGCAAAAGAGCAGACTTTGTCGGGGAGACGATGATGATTCTGATCCGAGATCAGATCAGGCGGAGACGCAGAGAACTTCGGCGCCTGGAGAAGCATCTGTCTACATTGGAGACGTTCCTCTGggagagagaggaagaggaggagaggGGAGGTGCAGACTCCATCCTAAAACGTCTCTCTCTTGGGATGAGTTTGAGTGACAGCACTCTTACGGACTGTGGTCGCCCCCTAGTGTACAGTGAAGGAGACACAGCCGAGACACTGTCTGAGACGCTTTCTCCTGACCTACAGACCAAGTCTGCACATGG CTTGAAAACAACAAAGATGCAGGATTCAGCTGGCAGATCAATGCATGACCGTAAAGAAGATAAACGTTCACATTCATTGGAACCCAAAGCAACAAAGTCAACCCAAGATGAACTCAAGAGCCCTTGCCTGCCCACAGTGGGAACCTGGGAATTTGAACTGGAAGATGAAGAGTACACAATCTTTCTGGAGTTGTTCCTTAGCTATGTGCTGGAGAAAGGCATGCTGGACGCTGAGGAGTCTGAGCTTCCCTTACTGAGCAGTTATTCCAAACAGCTCCATACAAAAGAGCTACACTCGGCGACCTTTGACCTGCTGACCACTCTCAAACGGCGTCAAAGAGATGGACATCAAACCGGCTGTAAGCGGGGTGCGCGATTGCCCCTGTTTCGGGCCGGTCACTGCTTCCAAACTGTCCCGGTAACCCCAGAACTTCCCCCCTCCACCGAGCTGGCTTCGTCTTTCCAAACAAACACCACGTCTGCTTGGGCTCTACCTGGACATCGCGTCGGACAACCACGAGGACTATTTGGCCTCCGTCAGCAGTCAACGCTGAAGTCCAGTGAGGTTCAAGTGAGGTCAGAGGTTCAAAGCATCAGTCAAAACTCTCTCCCGATAACACCACATGGCAGATTTTGGGACATTATTATCCTCTCACAGGCTGAATTAGATATTCAAGTCCCACTGGACTCCACACTAGAGACTCGGTTTCCTCAGCTGGCCAGGCTGCTGGAGTGGATGATGCGCTGGGCGGACAAGCGGGTCCTACtctctcagccaatcagaaagaGGTCAGAGGGCTCCAGTGATTCTGTGGTTATCAGGGCCAAAGCCTCGACCCCTGCAGTATTATCTGCTTTGGAATTGCTAGAAGAACGATACACCGCCGCCCTGCTGGCTACAAACAAACATGACTCCCATTTTAAG CAGCGTCCTGTGGTGGGAGCGATTGAAGCTTCTTCTGATTCAGTCCTGAGGTCGATCACAGACTGGAGGAGAGACAGAGACAACATTGTGGATACAGATCACCCGACATCTGCCGAAACGTCCATCATCCTTCCAAACCTGGATGACCAGCACACCTACAGCCATTA TGTGAATGAGGTTGAAAATGTTGCGGATCAGATAGACACTCAGCTGTCtgaagaagaagaggaggatGATGTAATATCTGATGTACAGAATAACAGCACTGGATCAGAAGAAATCAGGAGAAAGATCAGACAGAGCGCTGTGACTGAAGACG ATGAGAGCACTGTTGATGATGTCACTGAGGGATCATTGCTGTCgtccaatcagagcagagctatCAGAGAAGCCAAAGCTCAG ACATTAACCCTGGCTGATCTGGAGTGTCCAAACACAGATGAACATTCAGATGAACA GTCTGAGGGAAATCAAGTCTCGTGTGAAACACAACACCATGATGCTCCTGTAGATACAAACAG TCTCAGACATGAAGCATCAGACGGTGTTCAGCAGGCAGACTTGTCGTCTTCACACCTGATGCCAGCTGAAAGGATGATGTGTTCAGAGAGACAGAGTACTGCTCATCCAGATCCACCTCAGACCAGAGCAGAGATTCAGACCGACCCCGTCAGACAGCTGCTTCAGGATGAGTTATTCAGATTAGTGCAG CTTCAGCAGATCAACTTCATGAGTCTTATGCAGGTGGTGGGGGCGTCCTTCACTAACCTACCGCTGTCTCAACTCAACCCGCTTCAGTCTAATGTGAACTTACCACAGACCAGTGTGTTGTCTGCACAATCTGATCCCAGATCTGAACCCACACAGAACATCCAACACGCTGCATCTGACAGTGCTAAACGTCCTACACGAGCACCAGGAGAAGAGGTCACCAACCATAGCAATCATCAAAGTGTTGACATGGAGCAGAGGAACCCTGCCCTCAGAACTCGG GATCTCGAGCAGTTGACTATTCGATCAGACTGGGCCCAGGACGCTCAAACAGATGGCAATAGTTTCATCCCGACCTCACAAGGACTGCTCACCACTGCGCATAATCCCACATCTCTCCAGAAGGGTCGTAGTGACGTCTTTAATGCTCACCCAAAATTTACAcctggaccaagggcagcttcATCATCACACGGGCTACGACTTTTACAGCTTCAGCCAACACAACCGTCTCTTATAAGACCTCCTCCTTCTCCTCCTCCTTCTGCATGTGTTCCTGTGAGAGAGGCCTGGACGCCAAATCTTCATTTTCCCTCAGTTCACACAAATGTCCTCCCTGATCAGTACAGACCTTCATCTGTCTGTAAAGCTGAGAATACAGGCAGAACGTGGGTGGAACCATCAGCGGCACCTTCAACACTCGTTCATAGGAGCCGTTATAACACAGAGATGATGAGAGGAGGTGCAGAACATCAAAGTTTTCCTCCAGGTCCTCACAGAGCGGTTCCAGTTGTAGGTCTCCCTCTGCTGCGCTTTCACCCTGATGCCCAGCGCCCTGTGACGCTGCCACGTATACCACAACCCACCGTGCCAAAGTCACCCAGCGTGGGTATGGCAGGCACGGCCCACTGGCCCAGACTTCAGCTGCTGCACAGAGACCCTGATCCACCCAGAGCT GGGGTACAGATCAGCGCACCTCCGGTACGAACCCCTCGTCTTATTCCTCTGGAGGAGCTGTTGAGATGGACTGCAGGGAAGCAGACATGTGCTGACACTAAACTACAGCTATTACAAACAGACAACATCCCTGTGAACAGTCACATTACCAGCTCATCCAGCAAGAG ACAAAAGAGGAGAGAGGAGAAAAACAAAGATGAAAAGATTGGAGTCACTTTCAGACCAGATGATTCCATCATACCCCCAGATGAG ATTCCTCCGCCTGCAGAAGAAGTGTCAGATCAGAATGATGGTTATGTTATTCCTTTAG GTACCTATGAGTCTGAACTGACAGGACAGATGTTGTTGGATAAAATGTATTCCACCTCAGCCGAGCTTCATGCATTCGCCTCCATGCAGAAGAGACCTCCTGAAATCCAGGATGCCTGTACAAACACTGAACCAG GTCTGTCTTACTCCATCACAGATAAAGCTTTGTCTGTCCAGGTGCCGTCATCTCCCAGAATGCAGTCTGCTT CTATCGGTAATGGAGATCTGGTAGATGTTGCTCCAGTAGTCCCTCCAGATGTCTTCTTGAATCTGCGTTTCTCTAAGGATCAATCATCAGATCAGCCAGAGAGCAGAAGACTCTCAAACACAGATATT AACGCTGAAGGAAGAAGGTTTATCAATGTGATTGATTTGACCGATGACTGTCTGCTACACAATCTGACCCCCAAttcaccaccaccaccaccctCATCTGCTCAACTCCACCTACTGGCAGCTAATGTCCTTAACCCCGCCCCAGACTCCGCCCCCACTGAGAATATTACATTACAAAGTAAAGAATTTCCTG CAGGTCCTTCTGTCCATCCCTCGTCTCCTGTAGCTGTGGAAACTGATGATGTTCTCAGTGGAGATCCTGTTACTCTGAGTGTCCTGTCAGGTGTTAAGATCCCTTCTCAATCTCTGGAGCGGGTCTTCATGTCCAGGAGTCAGATCTCAGCACGTCTCTCAGAGATGGACGCTCAGCTCCTCAGACTGCAGGACATTGCTGATCACATGGACAGAGAGTTTACCAACACCAGAATG CTGGTCAACAGTATTGAAACACTACACCCTGTGATGACGCCCAGCGTAGAGAGAGGACTTTATTCCAGACCTCTAACAACCTTACGTGAAG AGAAAAACGAGAAGCTGAATTTTGGACTGGCGGCTGTCCAAGAGCGAGGAGAGGAGGAGATGTTGTCTTCCACTGTCTGCAACCAAAGTTCAAGCCATTCTCCTCCTACAG TGAAACCGGAGCGGCGCGTGCAGGAAACAGATCGAG ATTTGACAGACTCTTTGCTTGATGATCCTGGAAC ACGCGTGGATGAGACTCTCGGTCTGACCGGACTCAGTGATGTGAGAGACATCCTATCAGAGTTAATCAGAGATGGGGCTTTGTCTCGATCAGCTCTGGGTCTTTCTCAAAGAGGAGCTGGTACATCCAACAG GTCTGAGGTGAAGCAGGGAGGAGTCATGATGGAGGAGGAGAGGAGAGACTTGAGGATCTGGATGAGGAGGAAACAGAGAGAAAGATTGACAGAATATCACAAACAGAGAGAAAAGAAAAGAGAAGCTGAGCACAGACCCTTTACTTCACCTCTCAAACAC AATCCCACCTCTGTAAATCTGGCAACAAACAAGAAAGCCAAAGAGGAAAGAGACAA GATGGTTTTACAGGAACATTATGAGCATAGAGCTCGCGACGCCTGCAGTCTGATCACTGACCTCCTCACAACACCTCTGAACCTCCCTACAAACCCCCACCAAAGCCTCAG GAGCCAAAGTCAATCATCTGTGAGAAACAAGACGACCCCTAAAACCGGACCTCACGGACGATCAGCGTCCTCTCTTGGAAAGACAGTCGTGCTTCAGAAGAAATCTACAGCAAAACCCCACGGATCATTGAGCAGCAGACTCGGCCTACACCGACCAG CGAGCGCTCTTCCAGGTGACCGGTTATCACAGGTGACTCGACGTGGGATGCTGACAGACGTGAAAGCCAGACAAGGAAAAAAGACGATTCATCAAA AGCAGAAAAATGGTTTCCAAACATCTACAGTAAAAGATCAGATGCCTGTGGAGGACACAGATGAGCGACATGTGATGAGTCCATGGAAGCGCTCTATTGACATCAACACGATTCTGAGGTTGGCGGATCAAGAG AGATTTGATGAGTATGATGAAGAAGTGTTCACAGGTGTGGATCTGAT